One region of Daphnia pulicaria isolate SC F1-1A chromosome 7, SC_F0-13Bv2, whole genome shotgun sequence genomic DNA includes:
- the LOC124348747 gene encoding uncharacterized protein LOC124348747, producing the protein MSSSFQSLSLGSKTVTLVLNEQEIEFQLQCWNPSCIKSSICSEDENVNTSVINCKTAQKTSVPILNWLRYESLHLLSSRSALIPKLFSQKISWIGQLNDRFGYVSPLTSRTAFMLFPSADCISFQSWATILFGSMNQESSTVTRTRNFVERIVEDQGRSSTFTEDLSPSIPNQCLNWYPLSHLKGNYVEKTGVQ; encoded by the exons atgtcttcttctttccagtcTCTTTCACTTGGTTCCAAAACAGTTACCTTAGTACTCAATGAACAAGAGATTGAGTTTCAGTTGCAGTGCTGGAACCCTAGTTGCATCAAATCTAGTATTTG TTCGGAAGACGAAAATGTTAACACATCTGTAATCAATTGCAAGACTGCACAGAAAACTTCAGTCCCAATCTTAAACTGGTTGAGGTATGAATCACTACATCTACTCTCCAGCAGGAGTGCGTTGATACCGAAGCTTTTTTCACAGAAAATATCATGG ATTGGTCAGTTGAACGACAGATTTGGCTACGTTTCCCCACTAACTTCCCGTACAGCTTTTATGCTATTCCCATCCGCCGATTGCATTTCCTTTCAATCCTGGGCCACTATTCTCTTTGGTTCAATGAACCAAGAAAGCTCCACGGTAACAAGGACTCGGAATTTTGTTGAAAGAATTGTTGAAGATCAGGGCAGAAGTTCGACATTTACGGAAGATCTTTCACCCTCAATTCCTAACCAGTGCCTCAACTGGTATCCACTCAGTCACCTCAAAGGAAATTATGTTGAAAAGACAGGGGTTCAATGA
- the LOC124348505 gene encoding uncharacterized protein LOC124348505 yields the protein MKLVVFVFLLAVSAVLAYSQSKPTYKIAPSEYSVDFKTPAVSESNEDSDEDDSSDEEKTYYVKPTVASYNALVSNYGRTYDEPKYLTTYSTTYAPTVQVAPAAAPAYKAPVPSYDRPALLPYWLRPRAY from the exons ATGAAg CTCGTTGTTTTCGTATTTTTGCTGGCCGTCTCTGCGGTTTTAGCTTATTCCCAATCCAAACCAACTTATAAAATTGCTCCCTCCGAATACTCAGTTGACTTCAAAACTCCAGCTGTTTCTGAGTCAAATGAAGAT TCCGATGAAGATGACAGCAGTGATGAAGAGAAAACCTATTATGTCAAGCCCACAGTTGCTTCTTATAATGCACTGGTTTCTAACTATGGTAGAACGTATGATGAGCCAAAATACTTGACTACCTACTCAACTACATACGCACCAACTGTGCAAGTAGCTCCTGCTGCAGCTCCTGCATACAAAGCTCCAGTTCCTTCCTACGATCGCCCTGCTCTTTTACCGTATTGGTTACGCCCAAGAGCTTATTGA
- the LOC124348504 gene encoding glycine-rich RNA-binding protein 3, mitochondrial-like: protein MALPIKIVRHCSLIAVLVIIVIAFGETNGASILVDLKEPKVETATNKTDPITKHGGITEGKLDPRMLGGSGYSGYGGQESAYGAYSMPGGSNYGSVYSGNYGSGSPSYPSGPHAEAYNSATSYGSAYGAATQSPFYSTAYGSGSYGASAYGSASYGVTPAPAYGSGSYGVTPAPAYGSGTYGVTPASAYGSGSYGVKPAPAYGSGTYGVTPAPAYGPSGSYAGSAYGNVDSSYGGSSYGAYPTPYGNMVSPTYGAGSSYLGSFYGATPQYGNNMGSNYGVTQSPYGASNMLGSYGNYGAAGYGAGSYGGYSGVGSSYGVTSSPYASYGGAFCGQNHNMYNGMSNGVYGGSSSYSNGAGYMGNRYPFGYGNNVAY from the exons ATGGCACTTCCCATTAAGATCGTTCGTCATTGCAGCCTCATTGCG GTGTTGGTGATAATTGTTATTGCCTTCGGCGAGACGAATGGAGCGAGTATTTTGGTCGATTTGAAAGAACCAAAAGTTGAAACGGCCACCAACAAAACAGACCCCATTACAAAACATGGCGGAATCACCGAAGGGAAATTAGATCCTCGTATGTTAG GTGGCTCTGGATATTCTGGATATGGTGGACAAGAATCAGCATATGGCGCTTATTCAATGCCTGGTGGATCCAATTACGGGTCCGTTTATTCCGGAAATTATGGCAGTGGTTCTCCTTCGTACCCTTCCGGTCCACATGCAGAAGCCTACAACTCTGCAACATCCTACGGATCAGCTTATGGTGCAGCTACTCAAAGTCCTTTTTACAGCACTGCATACGGATCTGGATCTTATGGCGCCTCTGCTTATGGGTCAGCATCCTATGGCGTCACACCTGCACCAGCTTATGGGTCAGGATCTTATGGTGTCACACCTGCACCTGCTTATGGGTCAGGAACTTATGGCGTCACACCTGCATCTGCTTATGGGTCAGGATCTTATGGTGTCAAGCCTGCTCCAGCTTATGGGTCAGGAACTTATGGCGTCACACCTGCACCTGCTTATGGACCGTCAGGATCTTACGCTGGATCGGCTTATGGCAACGTGGATTCTTCCTATGGCGGTTCATCTTATGGCGCTTATCCTACTCCTTACGGCAACATGGTTAGCCCAACCTATGGAGCAGGATCGTCTTACTTAGGATCGTTTTATGGTGCTACTCCGCAATACGGCAACAACATGGGGTCCAATTATGGCGTCACTCAGTCACCCTATGGCGCTAGTAATATGCTCGGCTCTTACGGAAACTACGGAGCTGCTGGATATGGTGCCGGAAGTTATGGTGGATACAGCGGAGTTGGCAGCAGTTATGGTGTTACTTCATCTCCCTACGCTTCTTATGGTGGAGCGTTTTGTGGACAAAACCACAATATGTACAACGGAATGTCTAATGGAGTATACGGAGGTTCCAGTTCCTATTCAAATGGTGCGGGTTACATGGGAAACAGGTATCCGTTTGGTTACGGCAATAATGTGGCATACTAA
- the LOC124351137 gene encoding uncharacterized protein LOC124351137 translates to MFVVFIMAAVLIAQTQSAAIVLPTETIIVETAENKDAKASVDEFDISLLSANYTQKSHEKDVDLYLDTAVQVDKFGCGSRLICELHRRAESELLPEEIRLRSMLLDQPLAVTTDGPKTAKGRGVFQYAAYIGSTAKNSETCSRAFARCPFDSETILLVFRAIENYPTLKSLAQPFPNQRLQAPKETQSS, encoded by the exons atgtttgttgtttttatcatGGCAGCAGTTTTGATTGCTCAGACGCAATCGGCCGCTATAGTCTTGCCTACCGAAACAATA ATTGTCGAGACGGCAGAAAACAAAGACGCCAAAGCTTCGGTTGATGAATTCGATATTAGCCTTCTGTCTGCCAATTACACACAGAAAAGTCACGAGAAGGACGTCGATTTGTACCTTGACACTGCCGTTCAAGTTGATAAATTTGGATGCGGTTCTAG GCTGATTTGTGAACTGCATCGAAGAGctgaaagtgaattgcttCCCGAAGAAATTCGCCTTCGTTCAATGCTTCT CGACCAACCTTTGGCCGTTACCACTGATGGACCCAAAACTGCCAAAGGTAGAGGAGTGTTCCAGTATGCGGCGTACATCGGATCAACGGCCAAGAACTCAGAAACTTGCAGCCGGGCTTTTGCCCGTTGTCCTTTCGATTCTGAAACAATCCTTCTTGTTTTCCGGGCAATTGAAAATTACCCAACTCTCAAATCTCTTGCGCAACCTTTCCCTAATCAAAGACTTCAAGCACCCAAAGAAACTCAGTCATCTTAA
- the LOC124348748 gene encoding uncharacterized protein LOC124348748, with protein sequence MCLKLLCFQQLSLTVLQHKKQIILPNKVERIPVATKKEEPNEVVRVRRSLQFGGIDAHLKKTPIKSSSKAKFTFKKLKTSFEPLAQFTTPSKATDQILVPETPSRLRSDNKNKKTDGIHVVGESPEIKQEVLRRSPRRLEAAIALRRRASFYSTLTSDGNPEKGASRNWTRGESQVWSEKAKANTSIQPMEENSQQTGQSTRFFFSKILSRNDSISTSELGFSHGVGVNIVVPDTSMPMPSLGKCGIGSYSRN encoded by the exons ATGTGCTTAAAATTGCTTTGTTTTCA GCAACTAAGTCTAACTGTTCTTCAGCACAAAAAGCAGATTATCCTTCCAAATAAAGTCGAGAGGATTCCTGTCGCCACCAAGAAAGAAG AGCCCAACGAGGTCGTACGGGTACGACGCAGTTTGCAGTTTGGAGGAATTGATGCACATCTTAAGAAAACTCCAATCAAATCTTCGTCTAAAGCAAAATTTACATTCAAGAAACTGAAAACGTCGTTCGAACCACTAGCGCAGTTCACTACACCTAGCAAAGCAACGG ATCAAATTTTGGTGCCAGAGACCCCATCACGACTTCGCAGcgataacaaaaacaagaaaactgaTGGAATTCACGTCGTCGGTGAATCCCCAGAAATTAAACAAGAGG TTTTGCGAAGGAGTCCTCGAAGATTGGAAGCTGCCATTGCTTTACGACGGCGAGCGTCTTTTTATTCGACGCTAACCTCTGATGGAAACCCGGAAAAGGGGGCGTCACGGAACTGGACCAGGGGGGAGAGCCAAGTCTGGTCAGAGAAGGCCAAGGCTAATACTAGCATCCAGCCTATGGAAGAAAACAGTCAACAAACTGGACAATCAAcacgctttttcttttcgaaaattCTATCGCGTAATGATTCAATATCCACCAGTGAGCTAGGCTTTAGTCATGGGGTTGGGGTGAACATTGTCGTGCCCGACACTTCAATGCCAATGCCATCACTCGGCAAGTGTGGCATCGGCAGTTACTCACGCAATTGA
- the LOC124348746 gene encoding extensin-2-like, with protein MGNYGIVFLLAITSLMAASTVGAGPTVSPYYSTTPAPMYYTSPAPTYYTSPAPTYYAQPAPEYYTTQASAYYTTPAPAYYPTPAPAYYPTPAPAYYTTPAPAYYTTPAPAYYSTPAPVYYSTPAPAYYPTPDPAYYPTPAPAYYPTPAPAYYPTPAPAYYPTPAPAYYTTPAPAYYTTPVPAYYSTPTPSYYSTVAPAYYTTTYAAPSYYSEATPAPYYPTVAPSYYTTPSPYHPTMAPYSSAPVPASYHTTPMPYYTTTYAARRHYRDASSYYATTPAPYYTTPYAAPMYYTSPSYYTTVTPSNYAEAPQYYPYLNSASSYSMTEAPATFYRPMTSSYTTMAPYYTTPASY; from the exons ATGG GTAATTATGGCATAGTATTTTTACTGGCCATCACCTCGTTGATGGCCGCCTCGACTGTGGGTGCTGGGCCAACGGTTTCACCGTACTACAGTACTACCCCAGCGCCCATGTACTACACCAGCCCGGCTCCAACATACTACACCAGCCCGGCTCCAACGTACTACGCTCAACCGGCtccagagtactacaccacccagGCTTCAGCGTACTACACCACCCCGGCTCCAGCGTACTACCCCACTCCGGCTCCAGCGTACTACCCCACTCCGGCACCAGCGTACTACACCACCCCGGCACCAGCGTACTACACCACCCCGGCTCCAGCGTACTACTCCACCCCGGCTCCAGTGTACTACTCCACTCCGGCTCCAGCGTACTACCCCACTCCGGATCCAGCGTACTACCCCACTCCGGCTCCAGCGTACTACCCCACTCCGGCTCCAGCGTACTACCCCACTCCGGCTCCAGCGTACTACCCCACTCCGGCTCCAGCGTACTACACCACTCCGGCTCCAGCGTACTACACCACTCCGGTTCCTGCGTACTACTCCACCCCGACTCCATCGTACTACTCCACCGTGGCTCCAgcgtactacaccacaacatatgctgctccaagctactacTCTGAAGCCACTCCGGCGCCATACTATCCTACTGTAGCGCCATCATACTATACTACCCCGTCGCCGTACCACCCAACGATGGCACCGTATTCCTCTGCTCCAGTTCCAGCATCTTACCACACTACCCCAATGCCATACTACACGACAACGTACGCTGCTCGAAGGCACTACAGAGACGCTTCTAGTTATTACGCTACAACTCCGGCGCCCTACTACACAACCCCATACGCTGCTCCGATGTATTATACttccccgagttactacaccactgttACTCCAAGCAACTATGCCGAAGCTCCTCAATACTACCCTTATCTCAATTCTGCTTCCAGCTATTCCATGACTGAGGCTCCGGCAACCTTTTACAGACCAATGACTTCTTCTTACACCACAATGGCGCCGTATTATACTACCCCGGCAAGTTACTAA
- the LOC124350564 gene encoding histone-lysine N-methyltransferase, H3 lysine-79 specific-like isoform X2, whose product MSKAFELKLHSPAGSDPDVYEWPLTYGQGASKNSGAVELVETIRWVCQEFPEIVLASNILSSYDTNSYESMKSLVDEYNNAIDAFLQRAAHTTRPNERFSTTQRRTSRNLLRHILQQVYVHAVTNPSKLNQYEPFSPEVYGETSYELVCQIIDQLNITEEDTFLDLGSGVGQIVLQVAASTCCKMVWGIERSDWPNLFAEKMDLHFKRLMRWWGKPYGEYQLINGDFLDQRHSDKINSASVIFVNNFAFGPNLDHQLKERFAELRDGVRIISSKEFCPINSRLSERNLSNIGTIMQVSKLSPPQGSVSWTGKSVSYYVHTIDRTKLKVYLEPLKETENTAIASTSHNNKDVDRTLEPSDLVDTSPPVIESGVKSSERIRTRRSLNAEKGNPVKIGAISNCNPAGKPVGRVGKREDPGIKKKNSIRELKLVSSQSTNSSKGKKPSLKQQQRSCDISSVDDSIKNRTTRTTAVNDATETPTSLQVYLDTIRSQMMAAVAMLKDENYRRSLMNDIEFERKRKNEMSLQAAELDAERKGSDGNRK is encoded by the exons ATGAGTAAGGCATTTGAGTTGAAATTGCATAGCCCTGCTGGTTCAGATCCTGATGTTTATGAGTGGCCATTGACTTATGGACAGGGAGCT AGCAAGAACAGTGGTGCCGTAGAACTAGTAGAAACAATAAG ATGGGTTTGCCAGGAGTTTCCTGAAATTGTTTTGGCAAGCAATATCCTCAGCAGTTATGATACAAATAG ctaTGAGAGTATGAAGAGCTTAGTAGATGAGTACAATAACGCTATTGACGCCTTTCTTCAACGT GCAGCACATACGACACGTCCTAATGAACGATTTAGTACAACACAACGCCGTACTTCACGAAATTTGCTACGTCATATTCTTCAACAAGTCTACGTTCACGCCGTAACAAATCCCAGCAAACTCAATCAGTATGAGCCATTTTCACCAGAG GTGTACGGCGAAACTTCTTACGAATTAGTATGCCAGATTATTGACCAGTTAAATATTACGGAAGAAGATACTTTCCTTGATCTCGGTTCAGGAGTAGGTCAGATAGTTCTACAGGTGGCCGCTTCTACATGTTGTAAAATGGTCTGGGGTATAGAGAGATCTGATTGGCCCAACCTCTTCGCGGAG AAAATGGATTTGCACTTTAAGCGATTGATGCGTTGGTGGGGGAAACCATATGGCGAATATCAACTCATTAATGGCGACTTTCTAGACCAGCGTCACAGCGATAAGATAAATTCAGCAAGCGTTATCTTTGTCAACAATTTTGCTTTCGGTCCCAATCTCGATCACCAACTTAAAG aacGTTTTGCTGAACTACGAGATGGCGTCCGCATAATTTCGTCAAAAGAATTCTGCCCTATAAACTCCAGACTAAGCGAACGCAATTTAAGTA ATATAGGTACAATCATGCAAGTTTCAAAGTTGTCGCCACCTCAGGGATCAGTTTCTTGGACTGGGAAATCTGTCTCTTACTACGTCCACACCATTGATCGAACTAAG TTGAAGGTATACCTCGAGCCGCTTAAG GAAACTGAAAACACTGCAATCGCATCAACTAGCCACAACAATAAGGATGTTGACCGAACTTTAGAACCGTCAGATTTGGTCGATACAAGCCCACCAGTTATAGAAAGTGGGGTAAAATCTTCTGAAAGAATTAGGACACGAAGATCACTTAACGCAGAGAAAG GGAATCCTGTTAAAATTGGTGCAATATCTAATTGTAATCCAGCTGGCAAACCTGTTGGGCGAgtgggaaaaagagaagatccaggcatcaagaagaaaaattcgatCCGTGAGTTGAAATTGGTTAGCTCTCAAAGCACAAATTCATCTAAGGGTAAAAAACCCTCGCTTAAACAGCAGCAACGTTCCTGTGACATTTCATCGGTTGATGATTCTATAAAAAATCGGACTACCCGAACTACCGCTGTAAATGACGCAACCGAAACCCCTACATCCCTTCAG gtTTATTTGGACACTATCCGTAGTCAAATGATGGCGGCAGTGGCTATGCTTAAGGATGAAAACTATCGAAGGAGTTTAATGAATGACATCGAATTCGAACGCAAACGAAAGAATGAAATGAGCTTGCAGGCTGCTGAATTAGACGCAGAA AGAAAAGGCTCCGACGGCAACAGGAAGTAA
- the LOC124350564 gene encoding histone-lysine N-methyltransferase, H3 lysine-79 specific-like isoform X1, with the protein MSKAFELKLHSPAGSDPDVYEWPLTYGQGASKNSGAVELVETIRWVCQEFPEIVLASNILSSYDTNSYESMKSLVDEYNNAIDAFLQRAAHTTRPNERFSTTQRRTSRNLLRHILQQVYVHAVTNPSKLNQYEPFSPEVYGETSYELVCQIIDQLNITEEDTFLDLGSGVGQIVLQVAASTCCKMVWGIERSDWPNLFAEKMDLHFKRLMRWWGKPYGEYQLINGDFLDQRHSDKINSASVIFVNNFAFGPNLDHQLKERFAELRDGVRIISSKEFCPINSRLSERNLSNIGTIMQVSKLSPPQGSVSWTGKSVSYYVHTIDRTKLKVYLEPLKETENTAIASTSHNNKDVDRTLEPSDLVDTSPPVIESGVKSSERIRTRRSLNAEKGNPVKIGAISNCNPAGKPVGRVGKREDPGIKKKNSIRELKLVSSQSTNSSKGKKPSLKQQQRSCDISSVDDSIKNRTTRTTAVNDATETPTSLQVYLDTIRSQMMAAVAMLKDENYRRSLMNDIEFERKRKNEMSLQAAELDAEISCLMQTEKRLRRQQEVMYRSIKLSRVNADATDISIVNQESFLTEISLAIHLRKRLSCKITKVSSEVSTPNQTAIDAALRPSASNSSRLKTSLSSPIQQQAVPCVNAQSRNLQSESPHQPIGQETFPVPSVLLGYDLEDRLKNLIISVLKDNANLAVRQIRYDPFFSNPRVKH; encoded by the exons ATGAGTAAGGCATTTGAGTTGAAATTGCATAGCCCTGCTGGTTCAGATCCTGATGTTTATGAGTGGCCATTGACTTATGGACAGGGAGCT AGCAAGAACAGTGGTGCCGTAGAACTAGTAGAAACAATAAG ATGGGTTTGCCAGGAGTTTCCTGAAATTGTTTTGGCAAGCAATATCCTCAGCAGTTATGATACAAATAG ctaTGAGAGTATGAAGAGCTTAGTAGATGAGTACAATAACGCTATTGACGCCTTTCTTCAACGT GCAGCACATACGACACGTCCTAATGAACGATTTAGTACAACACAACGCCGTACTTCACGAAATTTGCTACGTCATATTCTTCAACAAGTCTACGTTCACGCCGTAACAAATCCCAGCAAACTCAATCAGTATGAGCCATTTTCACCAGAG GTGTACGGCGAAACTTCTTACGAATTAGTATGCCAGATTATTGACCAGTTAAATATTACGGAAGAAGATACTTTCCTTGATCTCGGTTCAGGAGTAGGTCAGATAGTTCTACAGGTGGCCGCTTCTACATGTTGTAAAATGGTCTGGGGTATAGAGAGATCTGATTGGCCCAACCTCTTCGCGGAG AAAATGGATTTGCACTTTAAGCGATTGATGCGTTGGTGGGGGAAACCATATGGCGAATATCAACTCATTAATGGCGACTTTCTAGACCAGCGTCACAGCGATAAGATAAATTCAGCAAGCGTTATCTTTGTCAACAATTTTGCTTTCGGTCCCAATCTCGATCACCAACTTAAAG aacGTTTTGCTGAACTACGAGATGGCGTCCGCATAATTTCGTCAAAAGAATTCTGCCCTATAAACTCCAGACTAAGCGAACGCAATTTAAGTA ATATAGGTACAATCATGCAAGTTTCAAAGTTGTCGCCACCTCAGGGATCAGTTTCTTGGACTGGGAAATCTGTCTCTTACTACGTCCACACCATTGATCGAACTAAG TTGAAGGTATACCTCGAGCCGCTTAAG GAAACTGAAAACACTGCAATCGCATCAACTAGCCACAACAATAAGGATGTTGACCGAACTTTAGAACCGTCAGATTTGGTCGATACAAGCCCACCAGTTATAGAAAGTGGGGTAAAATCTTCTGAAAGAATTAGGACACGAAGATCACTTAACGCAGAGAAAG GGAATCCTGTTAAAATTGGTGCAATATCTAATTGTAATCCAGCTGGCAAACCTGTTGGGCGAgtgggaaaaagagaagatccaggcatcaagaagaaaaattcgatCCGTGAGTTGAAATTGGTTAGCTCTCAAAGCACAAATTCATCTAAGGGTAAAAAACCCTCGCTTAAACAGCAGCAACGTTCCTGTGACATTTCATCGGTTGATGATTCTATAAAAAATCGGACTACCCGAACTACCGCTGTAAATGACGCAACCGAAACCCCTACATCCCTTCAG gtTTATTTGGACACTATCCGTAGTCAAATGATGGCGGCAGTGGCTATGCTTAAGGATGAAAACTATCGAAGGAGTTTAATGAATGACATCGAATTCGAACGCAAACGAAAGAATGAAATGAGCTTGCAGGCTGCTGAATTAGACGCAGAA ATTTCATGTTTGATGCAAACAGAGAAAAGGCTCCGACGGCAACAGGAAGTAATGTACCGTAGTATAAAATTAAGCCGAGTTAATGCG GATGCTACAGACATTTCAATCGTGAATCAAGAATCCTTTCTAACAGAGATTTCATTGGCCATTCATTTGCGCAAGAGGCTAAGCTGCAAAATCACCAAGGTATCGTCAGAAGTCTCAACTCCGAATCAAACTGCGATCGACGCTGCACTACGGCCATCTGCTTCCAACAGTTCAAGATTGAAGACAAGTTTATCTTCTCCAATTCAACAGCAAGCAGTACCTTGCGTTAACGCACAATCACGAAATCTCCAATCTGAGTCGCCCCATCAGCCGATTGGCCAGGAAACTTTTCCAGTTCCTTCAGTTCTTCTTGGTTATGACTTGGAAGATCGCTTAAAGAACCTCATCATTAGTGTATTGAAAGACAACGCTAATCTTGCTGTAAGGCAGATTAGATATGATCCGTTTTTTTCGAATCCTCGTGTGAAACATTAA